A stretch of Arthrobacter sunyaminii DNA encodes these proteins:
- a CDS encoding CoA-acylating methylmalonate-semialdehyde dehydrogenase, whose translation MQTTQHWINGTFTKPADSRLADVTNPATGKVTSQVALASAETVNDAVAAATAAFPLWRDTSLARRVQILFTFRELLNARKPELAAIITAEHGKVLDDALGEISRGQEVVEFACGIPHLLKGGYTENASTNVDVHSLRQPVGPAAIISPFNFPAMVPMWFFPVAIAAGNTVVVKPSEKDPTAANWMAELWKEAGLPDGVFNVVHGDKEAVDTLLHHPDIKSVSFVGSTPIAQYVYREATAAGKRVQALGGAKNHMIVLPDADLDLAADAAVNAGFGSAGERCMAISALVAVEPIADELVAKIAERTRTLRVGDGLRGADMGPLVTAAHRDRVAGYIEAGAAAGAGVVVDGRDVAPDAEGEGFFLGPTLFDRVTPDMSIYTDEIFGPVLSVIRVESYDEALALINANPYGNGTAIFTNDGGAARRFENEVEVGMVGINVPIPVPMAYYSFGGWKNSLFGDSHAHGTEGVHFFTRGKVVTTRWLDPSHGGLNLGFPQNA comes from the coding sequence ATGCAGACCACTCAGCACTGGATCAACGGCACTTTCACTAAACCGGCCGACAGCCGGCTGGCCGACGTCACCAATCCGGCCACGGGCAAGGTCACGTCCCAGGTGGCCCTGGCCTCCGCGGAGACGGTCAACGACGCCGTCGCCGCGGCAACGGCGGCTTTCCCGCTTTGGCGCGACACGTCGCTGGCCCGCCGCGTGCAGATCCTCTTCACCTTCCGCGAGCTCCTGAACGCCCGCAAGCCGGAGCTGGCAGCGATCATCACCGCTGAGCACGGCAAGGTGCTCGACGACGCCCTCGGCGAGATCAGCCGCGGCCAGGAAGTCGTGGAATTCGCCTGCGGCATCCCGCACCTGCTCAAGGGCGGCTACACCGAAAACGCCTCCACCAACGTGGACGTGCATTCCCTGCGCCAGCCGGTGGGTCCGGCCGCCATCATCAGCCCTTTCAATTTTCCGGCCATGGTGCCCATGTGGTTCTTCCCGGTCGCCATCGCGGCCGGCAACACCGTCGTCGTCAAGCCCAGCGAAAAGGATCCGACCGCGGCGAACTGGATGGCGGAACTGTGGAAGGAAGCGGGCCTGCCGGACGGCGTCTTCAACGTGGTCCACGGTGACAAGGAAGCGGTGGACACCCTGCTGCACCACCCGGACATCAAGTCCGTCTCCTTCGTCGGCTCTACGCCCATTGCCCAGTACGTCTACCGTGAGGCCACGGCCGCCGGAAAGCGCGTCCAGGCCCTGGGCGGCGCCAAGAACCACATGATTGTCCTGCCCGACGCCGACCTGGACCTGGCCGCCGACGCCGCCGTCAACGCGGGCTTCGGGTCCGCCGGCGAGCGCTGCATGGCAATCTCCGCGCTGGTTGCCGTCGAACCGATTGCCGATGAGCTGGTGGCCAAGATCGCCGAGCGCACCCGTACGCTGCGCGTCGGTGACGGGCTGCGCGGCGCCGATATGGGGCCGCTGGTGACCGCTGCCCACCGCGACAGGGTGGCCGGCTACATCGAAGCCGGCGCTGCCGCCGGCGCCGGCGTGGTGGTGGACGGTCGGGACGTGGCGCCCGACGCCGAGGGCGAGGGGTTCTTCCTCGGCCCGACCCTGTTCGACCGGGTCACCCCGGACATGTCCATCTACACCGATGAAATCTTCGGCCCGGTCCTCTCCGTCATTCGGGTCGAAAGCTACGACGAGGCGCTGGCACTGATCAATGCAAACCCCTACGGCAACGGCACCGCCATCTTCACCAACGACGGCGGCGCCGCCCGGCGCTTCGAGAACGAGGTGGAGGTGGGAATGGTGGGCATCAACGTGCCCATCCCCGTGCCCATGGCCTATTACTCCTTCGGCGGCTGGAAGAACTCGCTCTTCGGCGACTCGCACGCACACGGCACCGAGGGAGTGCACTTCTTCACCCGCGGGAAGGTGGTCACCACCCGCTGGCTGGACCCCAGCCACGGCGGATTGAACCTCGGCTTCCCGCAGAACGCCTAA